A single Primulina eburnea isolate SZY01 chromosome 11, ASM2296580v1, whole genome shotgun sequence DNA region contains:
- the LOC140805199 gene encoding uncharacterized protein, with translation MRRSLEVKLEPFDPEIERTARRRRQQQRLKEQMERHEQEQEADRQNERRIEMPRRIPMMDYAQPSLDGARPSIVRPVIRANQFEIKPAIIQMIQNTVQFGGSALDDPNSHIADFLEICDTFKFNAVSDDAVRLRLFPFSLRDKAKAWLNCLPVGSITTWEDMAKAFLIKYFPPSKTMKLRADITTFAQYELESLYEAWERYKDLLRRCPHHELPLGLVVQTFYYGLLTPNRTMIDAAACGNLLRKTAEEGYELLEEMAASSYHPHSDRQKRGAGVNQVTDLSAVSAQLEALNRKIDGMSASGSAMRLQEIFCDKCGGEHDVQDCQDGNPFYVPEGAKHVGFQNRPRNDPYSNSYNPGWRNHPNFSWGGQNNQNRQQRGPPHGMHQGFKPEPPREEKSNLEQMMTKFISATETRFQNQDASIKGLENQIGQLAKLIANREQGTLPSNTETNPREQVKAVELRSGRALESNEERTKHGEDEVEHQGVMQNS, from the exons acagcaaagactCAAGGAACAAATGGAGAGGCACGAACAAGAGCAGGAGGCGGACCGCCAAAATGAGAGACGgattgagatgccacgccgtataccgatgatggattatgcacaaccgtctcttgatggagcacgtccaagcatcgtgagaccagtcatccgagctaaccagtttgagatcaagccagctatcattcagatgattcaaaacactgttcaatttgggggaagtgcacttgacgaccctaattctcatatagctgattttcttgaaatttgcgatacttttaagtttaatgctgtgtctgatgatgctgttcgtttgcgtttatttccattttcactaagagataaagctaaggcgtggttaaactgtttgcctgtagggtctatcactacatgggaggatatggcgaaggcattcctgatcaagtactttcctccgtcgaagactatgaagctgagagccgacattactacttttgctcaatatgagcttgagtcactttacgaggcgtgggagcgatacaaggatttattgaggagatgtccacaccatgagctacctcttgggttagttgttcaaactttttactacggtctgcttactcctaaccgtaccatgatagatgctgctgcctgtggtaacttgctgagaaaaacggctgaggaaggatatgaattattggaggagatggctgctagtagctatcatcctcattCCGATAGGCAGAaacgaggtgctggagttaatcaagttactgatttgtctgcggtgtcagcacagttagaggctttgaacagaaagattgatgggatgagtgcgagtggatcggctatgcgtctgcaagagattttctgtgataagtgtggaggtgagcatgacgtgcaggattgccaagatggcaatccattctatgtgcctgagggagcaaaacacgtgggattccagaaccgtcctagaaatgacccttattcaaactcttataatccgggatggaggaatcacccaaacttttcgtggggaggtcaaaacaaccaaaaccgccaacaaagaggtccaccacatgggatgcaccaaggattcaagccagaaccgcctagggaggagaagtcaaatttagagcaaatgatgactaaatttatttcagcaaccgagacgagatttcagaatcaggatgcatccataaaggggttagagaatcaaattgggcAGTTGGCTAAGTTaattgctaatagggagcaaggaactttgccaagcaacacggagaCTAACCCGAGAGAGCAAGTGAAAGCTGTGGAATTGCGTAGTGGAAGAGCACTCGAGTCTAATGAGGAAAGGACCAAGCAtggtgaggatgaggtggaacatcaaggag ttatgcaaaattcttga